A DNA window from Phragmites australis chromosome 11, lpPhrAust1.1, whole genome shotgun sequence contains the following coding sequences:
- the LOC133885340 gene encoding non-specific lipid-transfer protein 1-like, which produces MTRRALAPSALLLVALVLLAALPPRAGAAVSCSTVYNTLMPCLGYVQNGGTVARACCAGIQRLVSGGRSRDDRRAICTCLKNVAAGAAGGPYISRAAGLPGRCGVPLPYKLSPNMNCNAIN; this is translated from the exons ATGACTCGCCGCGCGCTCGCGCCGTCTGCGCTGCTCCTCGTGGCGCTGGTGCTGCTGGCGGCGCTGCCGCCGCGCGCGGGGGCGGCGGTGTCGTGCTCCACGGTGTACAACACGCTGATGCCGTGCCTCGGGTACGTGCAGAACGGCGGGACGGTGGCCCGGGCGTGCTGCGCGGGGATCCAGCGGCTCGTGTCCGGGGGGCGCTCCAGGGACGACCGCCGCGCCATCTGCACCTGCCTCAAGAACGTGGCGGCCGGCGCCGCGGGCGGGCCATACATCAGCCGCGCCGCGGGGCTGCCCGGCAGGTGCGGCGTGCCGCTGCCCTACAAGCTCAGCCCCAACATGAACTGCAACGC GATAAACTGA
- the LOC133885113 gene encoding RING-H2 finger protein ATL74-like: MGHRDSEAPAASAAAAGRVVNVTGDGGAAPGDEATFDTNMVIILAALFFGLLFAIVLNSLARCALRCGGRGAAGGAEGASSGGASCVGSVRKRALRSIPVEVYGRGEEDSEEDVCAICLGEFADGEKVRVLPRCGHRFHVRCVDVWLVSRGSCPTCRRPVMGGAPAKGGGSVGRSRRPDSDTIAVVIV; the protein is encoded by the coding sequence ATGGGGCATCGGGATTCGgaggcgccggcggcgagcgcggcCGCAGCGGGGCGGGTCGTGAACGTTACTGGTGACGGTGGCGCGGCGCCGGGGGACGAGGCGACCTTCGacacgaacatggtgatcatcCTGGCGGCGCTGTTCTTCGGGCTGCTGTTCGCCATCGTGCTCAACTCGCTGGCGCGGTGCGCGCTCCGGTGCGGGGGCCGGGGCGCGGCTGGCGGCGCCGAGGGGGCGTCCTCAGGCGGCGCATCCTGCGTCGGCAGCGTCAGGAAGCGCGCGCTGAGGAGCATCCCCGTGGAGGTGTACGGTAGAGGGGAGGAAGACTCCGAGGAGGACGTGTGCGCCATCTGCCTCGGCGAGTTCGCGGATGGCGAGAAGGTGCGCGTGCTGCCGCGGTGCGGGCACAGGTTCCACGTCCGATGCGTGGACGTCTGGCTGGTCTCGCGCGGCTCGTGCCCGACGTGCCGCCGACCCGTGATGGGCGGCGCGCCCGCGAAGGGCGGCGGCAGCGTGGGACGAAGCCGGCGGCCGGATAGCGACACCATCGCCGTGGTCATCGTGTGA